One segment of Triticum aestivum cultivar Chinese Spring chromosome 2A, IWGSC CS RefSeq v2.1, whole genome shotgun sequence DNA contains the following:
- the LOC123185586 gene encoding uncharacterized protein, producing the protein MSCRRRISSAVLVVVLLFSPLLLTLYLPTACARHVAVLGARDGLNLGGGRQLVVGDDAGKAVPVGGSRPVRTVEMRAARRHRRDAADEMHDMLRKDYAYRARGKKPIHNDEPLDDEP; encoded by the exons ATGAGCTGCAGAAGAAGGATCAGCAGTGCAGTCCTTGTGGTTGTCTTGCTCTTCTCCCCATTATTGCTCACGCTCTACCTTCCCACTGCTTGCGCTCGCCATG TGGCGGTGCTCGGCGCAAGAGATGGCCTGAATCTCGGAGGCGGCCGGCAGCTTGTGGTTGGTGATGATGCAGGAAAGGCCGTCCCTGTCGGCGGCTCACGGCCAGTTAGGACGGTGGAGATGCGCGCGGCGAGGAGGCACCGGCGGGACGCGGCCGACGAGATGCACGACATGCTGAGGAAGGACTACGCGTATAGGGCGAGGGGCAAGAAGCCCATCCACAACGACGAGCCACTCGACGATGAACCCTAA